A stretch of the Elephas maximus indicus isolate mEleMax1 chromosome 3, mEleMax1 primary haplotype, whole genome shotgun sequence genome encodes the following:
- the LOC126071187 gene encoding olfactory receptor 18-like, which yields MEQQNLIEFLLLGHSEDLELQPLLFELFLTMYLVTVLKNLLIILAVSSDPRLHNPMYFFLSNLALADIGFISTTVPTMLVNIQTQSKSITLWGCLTQCPFFFSFCPFGHSPPDGVGLLLPFGLPATLLDGVTTHILHGSEMPYFFCDPSQVLNLLCSDTSTENILVYFTGAVFGGIPVLGTLFFYTRIIFLILGVPSSGGKYKGFSTCGSHLSVVCLFFGTDLGAYLSSAISSSPRNCAVASVMYTVVVPMLNPFMYSLRNRDINRALWSLSRKA from the exons ATGGAGCAACAGAATCTAATAGAATTCCTCCTCCTGGGCCACTCTGAGGATCTagaactgcagcccctcctctttgAGCTGTTTCTGACCATGTATTTGGTCACTGTACTCAAGAACCTGCTCATTATCCTGGCTGTCAGCTCTGACCCCCGCCTTCAcaaccccatgtacttcttcctctcaaaCCTGGCCTTGGCTGACATCGGTTTTATTTCTACCACAGTCCCCACTATGCTAGTGAACATCCAGACACAGAGCAAATCCATCACCCTTTGGGGCTGCCTGACAcagtgccctttttttttttctttttgccctttTGGACATTCTCCTCCTGACGGTGTTGGCCTATTACTG CCTTTTGGACTCCCAGCTACACTGCTTGATGGTGTCACAACTCACATTCTACATGGAAGTGAAATGCCTTATTTCTTTTGTGACCCTTCTCAAGTCCTCAACCTTCTCTGTTCTGACACCTCCACCGAAAACATACTAGTGTATTTTACTGGTGCCGTCTTTGGTGGTATTCCAGTCTTAGGGACCCTTTTCTTTTATACTCGAATTATATTCTTGATTCTGGGAGTCCCATCATCAGGTGGGAAGTATAAAGGCTTTTCCACCTGTGGTTCTCACCTGTCAGTTGTTTGCCTATTTTTTGGAACTGATCTTGGAGCGTACCTCAGTTCAGCTATCTCATCTTCTCCCAGAAACTGTGCGGTGGCCTCAGTGATGTACACAGTGGTTgtccccatgctgaaccccttcatgtacagcctgaggaacagggacaTCAATAGGGCTCTGTGGAGTCTCAGCAGAAAAGCTTGA